The following coding sequences are from one Formosa haliotis window:
- a CDS encoding S9 family peptidase, protein MKKDIQPPIAKKVPKELIAHNDVRIDNYFWLNDRENEDVIAYLNAENEYTKQALRHTEQFQKDLFEEMKSRIKEDDASVPYKLHGYWYITRYEKGKDYPIYTRKKESLEANEEILFDCNEMAKGHSYFKLGGISISEDNTLAAFSVDTVSRRQYTLQVKNLITGEIYPDKILNTTGGATWANDNKTIFYTRKDEVTLRSHKIFKHKLHANLEDEEVYHETDETFNTFVYKTKSDKYIVIGSASTLTSEYQFVNANTPDLPFKMFQERIRELDYAIAHYNDSFYVITNADGATNFKLLKTTETETEKSYWQEVLPHRADVLLEDIEIFKDFLVVSERENGLNNIRIISWDGTEDYYLPFESETYTANTGNNPDFDSEFLRYSFNSLTTPSSVIDYNFKTKEKVVKKEQEVLGGEFNKDNYNSKRVWATARDGVKVPISLVYKKGIALNGENPLLLYAYGSYGSTIDPYFSTIRLSLLDRGFIYAIAHIRGGEYLGRDWYENGKLLTKMNTFYDFIDCTKHLITENYTSTKHMYAYGGSAGGLLMGAIINLNPELYNGIIAAVPFVDVVTTMLDDTIPLTTGEYDEWGNPNEEPYYNYMKSYSPYDNVEAKDYPNMLVTTGLHDSQVQYWEPAKWVAKLRDVKTDSNKLLFQIDMDAGHGGASGRFESLKEVALEYVFLLELEGISS, encoded by the coding sequence TTGAAAAAAGATATTCAGCCTCCAATCGCTAAAAAAGTCCCAAAAGAATTAATAGCTCATAACGATGTAAGAATCGATAATTATTTTTGGTTAAACGACAGAGAAAACGAAGATGTTATAGCGTATTTAAATGCTGAAAATGAGTATACCAAACAGGCATTAAGGCATACCGAACAATTTCAGAAAGATTTGTTCGAAGAAATGAAATCTAGAATTAAGGAAGATGATGCCTCTGTACCTTATAAATTACATGGCTATTGGTATATTACACGTTACGAAAAAGGAAAGGATTACCCTATTTATACACGTAAAAAAGAATCTTTAGAAGCAAATGAGGAAATTCTCTTCGATTGTAATGAAATGGCTAAAGGACATTCTTATTTCAAACTAGGAGGTATTTCTATAAGTGAAGATAATACGCTTGCCGCTTTTTCTGTAGATACAGTGAGTAGACGACAGTATACCTTGCAAGTGAAAAATTTAATTACAGGAGAAATTTATCCGGATAAAATTTTAAATACTACAGGAGGTGCTACTTGGGCAAACGATAATAAAACCATTTTTTACACCCGTAAAGATGAAGTTACGTTACGTTCGCATAAAATTTTTAAACATAAACTTCATGCCAATTTAGAAGATGAAGAAGTGTATCATGAAACCGATGAAACTTTCAATACTTTTGTTTATAAAACGAAATCAGATAAATATATTGTTATAGGTTCGGCAAGTACATTAACTTCCGAATATCAATTTGTAAATGCCAATACACCCGATCTTCCTTTTAAAATGTTTCAGGAGCGCATACGCGAATTAGATTATGCCATTGCACATTATAATGATAGTTTTTATGTGATAACCAATGCCGATGGAGCAACCAATTTTAAACTATTAAAAACAACCGAAACCGAGACTGAGAAATCGTACTGGCAGGAAGTTTTACCACACCGAGCAGATGTTTTATTAGAAGATATAGAGATTTTTAAAGATTTCTTGGTAGTAAGTGAACGTGAAAATGGTTTAAATAATATAAGAATTATAAGTTGGGACGGCACGGAGGATTATTATTTGCCCTTCGAAAGTGAAACCTATACTGCTAATACAGGTAACAATCCAGATTTCGATAGTGAATTTTTACGCTATAGCTTTAACTCGTTAACTACACCAAGTTCTGTAATAGACTATAATTTTAAAACTAAAGAAAAAGTAGTTAAAAAGGAACAAGAGGTGTTAGGTGGTGAGTTTAACAAAGATAATTACAACTCTAAACGTGTTTGGGCAACAGCTCGCGACGGTGTTAAAGTGCCTATTTCGTTAGTGTATAAAAAAGGTATAGCGTTAAACGGCGAGAATCCGTTATTACTTTATGCTTACGGTTCTTATGGATCTACAATCGACCCGTATTTTTCTACAATTCGTTTAAGTTTATTAGATCGCGGTTTTATTTATGCCATAGCTCATATTCGTGGAGGCGAATATTTAGGAAGAGATTGGTACGAAAACGGGAAGTTGCTTACTAAAATGAATACGTTTTACGATTTTATAGACTGTACAAAGCATCTTATAACCGAAAATTACACCTCTACTAAGCATATGTATGCTTACGGCGGCTCTGCTGGCGGATTATTAATGGGAGCCATTATTAATTTAAATCCCGAATTATATAATGGTATAATTGCCGCTGTACCTTTTGTAGATGTAGTGACTACGATGTTAGACGACACTATTCCATTAACTACTGGTGAGTATGACGAATGGGGAAATCCTAATGAAGAGCCGTATTATAATTACATGAAGTCGTATTCGCCATACGATAATGTAGAGGCTAAAGACTATCCAAATATGTTAGTTACAACGGGTTTACACGATTCTCAAGTACAATATTGGGAGCCTGCAAAATGGGTAGCAAAGTTAAGAGATGTTAAAACTGATTCTAATAAATTATTATTCCAAATAGACATGGATGCAGGGCATGGTGGTGCTTCCGGACGATTTGAGAGTTTAAAAGAAGTTGCTTTAGAATATGTATTTCTGTTGGAATTAGAAGGAATCAGCTCATAA
- a CDS encoding PLP-dependent cysteine synthase family protein: MEHKNQVFDNVLDLVGNTPLIKLNKITSQFNGDFYAKVEAFNPGHSSKDRIALYIIEQAEKQGLLKPGDTIIETTSGNTGFSIAMVSIIKGYDCILAVSSKSSADKIDMLRTMGAKVYVCPANVSADDPRSYYEVAKRLHEEIKGSVYINQYFNQLNIDAHYCSTGPEIWNQTEGKITHLVACSGTGGTISGTAKYLKEQNPDIKIIGVDAFGSVLKKYHETKEFDEKEIYPYRIEGLGKNLIPSATDFDIIDEFIKVTDEESAHTARLIAKKEGLFVGYTSGAAMQAIMQLGNDNRFSEHDVVVVIFPDHGSRYMSKIYSDKWMSEQGFFDSVNIETAQNIQYIK, encoded by the coding sequence ATGGAACACAAAAATCAAGTTTTTGATAACGTACTAGATTTAGTTGGAAATACTCCGTTAATAAAACTAAATAAAATTACTTCTCAATTTAATGGTGATTTTTACGCAAAAGTAGAAGCCTTTAATCCTGGCCATTCATCGAAAGATAGGATTGCATTATATATTATAGAGCAAGCAGAAAAGCAAGGGCTTTTAAAACCTGGCGACACAATTATAGAAACTACTTCTGGAAATACCGGATTTAGTATTGCCATGGTTAGTATAATAAAGGGCTACGATTGTATTTTAGCTGTAAGTTCAAAATCTTCGGCAGATAAAATAGACATGCTTCGTACTATGGGAGCAAAGGTATATGTTTGTCCTGCCAACGTTAGTGCCGACGACCCGAGGTCTTATTACGAGGTTGCTAAACGATTACATGAAGAAATAAAAGGTTCTGTGTATATTAATCAATATTTTAATCAGTTAAATATCGATGCACATTACTGCTCTACAGGACCAGAAATTTGGAATCAAACAGAAGGTAAAATTACACACTTAGTAGCGTGTAGTGGTACCGGAGGAACCATTTCTGGGACTGCAAAATATTTAAAAGAACAAAATCCAGATATTAAAATTATTGGTGTAGATGCCTTTGGTTCGGTATTAAAAAAATACCATGAAACTAAAGAATTCGACGAAAAAGAAATTTATCCGTACCGTATAGAAGGTTTAGGTAAAAATTTAATTCCGTCTGCAACAGATTTTGATATTATCGACGAGTTTATAAAAGTTACAGACGAGGAAAGTGCTCATACAGCACGATTAATCGCAAAAAAAGAAGGCCTATTTGTTGGCTATACTTCTGGGGCTGCCATGCAAGCCATAATGCAACTTGGTAACGATAACAGATTCTCAGAACATGATGTTGTAGTAGTCATTTTTCCAGATCACGGGTCTCGTTATATGAGTAAAATTTACAGCGATAAGTGGATGAGTGAACAAGGATTTTTTGACAGTGTTAATATTGAAACTGCACAAAATATTCAATACATAAAATAA
- a CDS encoding peroxiredoxin, translated as MATIRLGDVAPNFTAESSEGTIHFHEWLGDSWGILFSHPADYTPVCTTELGTVAKYSEEFKKRNVKVVALSVDGLESHKGWIKDINETQNTTVNFPIIADEDKKVSELYDMIHPNADSNLTVRSVFIIDPDKKVKLMITYPASTGRNFDELLRVIDSLQLTAYHKVATPANWQSGDDCVVSPSIATADIPSHFSKGFKEIKPYLRMTPQPDLK; from the coding sequence ATGGCAACAATTAGATTAGGCGATGTCGCCCCAAATTTTACTGCAGAATCATCTGAAGGAACAATACATTTTCACGAGTGGTTAGGAGATAGCTGGGGTATTTTATTTTCCCATCCAGCCGATTATACTCCAGTATGTACTACAGAATTAGGTACAGTAGCAAAATATTCAGAAGAATTTAAAAAACGAAATGTAAAAGTAGTGGCCTTAAGTGTAGACGGATTAGAGTCGCATAAAGGTTGGATTAAAGATATAAACGAAACTCAGAATACAACAGTTAATTTCCCGATTATCGCCGATGAAGATAAAAAGGTTTCCGAGCTTTACGATATGATTCATCCTAATGCAGATAGTAATCTTACAGTAAGATCGGTGTTTATTATAGATCCCGATAAAAAAGTGAAATTAATGATTACTTATCCGGCATCTACCGGACGTAATTTTGATGAATTATTACGTGTAATCGATTCGCTTCAGCTTACAGCATATCATAAAGTAGCAACTCCAGCTAATTGGCAAAGTGGCGACGATTGTGTAGTGTCTCCTAGCATTGCAACGGCCGATATTCCTTCGCATTTTTCTAAAGGATTTAAGGAAATTAAACCGTATTTAAGAATGACGCCGCAACCAGATTTAAAATAA
- a CDS encoding YbaB/EbfC family nucleoid-associated protein, with amino-acid sequence MFGDLMGMMGKLKETQKKVEDTKLRLNSVLIDEQSNDGKLKITLTANREIKSITIDDELLEDKEQLEDYLILTLNKAIDKATSVNEAELAAVAKDGMPDIPGMDMFK; translated from the coding sequence ATGTTTGGAGATCTAATGGGAATGATGGGTAAATTAAAGGAAACCCAGAAAAAAGTAGAGGACACTAAATTGCGATTAAACTCTGTTTTAATTGACGAACAAAGCAACGACGGAAAATTAAAAATAACTTTAACGGCTAATAGAGAAATTAAGTCGATCACTATCGATGACGAATTACTTGAAGACAAAGAGCAACTTGAAGATTATTTAATTTTAACTTTAAATAAAGCTATAGACAAAGCAACGTCTGTGAATGAAGCTGAATTGGCAGCAGTAGCAAAAGACGGCATGCCAGATATTCCAGGTATGGACATGTTTAAATAA
- a CDS encoding GTP cyclohydrolase produces the protein MITIKEVVNKKELKAFVKFPFELYKGSPYWVPPIISQEMEVFNKNKNPIFLDAEANLFVALKDNKIVGRIAVIINKLDLKRNHNKVRFGWFDVIDDIEVTKALINKANEIGKKNNLEYMEGPMGFSNLDKVGVLTEGYDHIGSMVTWYNYPYYVDHLEQLGMVQEKEYQENKFPFTNVNPDFFFRIQNLIKERYQLRPLNFTKTKDLMLYVDQMFDLFNRSYADLASFVEITDIQKAYFKEKFISFINPEFIKFVVDKDDNMVAFAVVMPSFAEALQKANGKLFPFGFRHLLKAKKECKTVSFYLIGVDPKYKNKGVTAIIFNEFYETLKPFNVQTCIRTPELEENQASHQIWKHFDSVTYKRRKTYRKDLE, from the coding sequence ATGATTACAATAAAAGAAGTAGTAAATAAAAAAGAACTTAAAGCTTTTGTTAAGTTTCCATTCGAACTTTATAAAGGGTCGCCATATTGGGTACCGCCTATAATTTCTCAGGAAATGGAAGTGTTTAACAAAAATAAAAATCCAATATTTCTTGATGCTGAAGCAAATCTATTTGTAGCGCTTAAAGACAATAAAATTGTTGGAAGAATTGCGGTAATAATAAACAAATTAGATCTTAAACGCAACCATAATAAAGTTCGTTTTGGCTGGTTCGATGTTATTGATGATATTGAAGTTACCAAAGCACTGATTAATAAAGCGAATGAAATAGGCAAAAAAAACAACTTAGAATATATGGAAGGTCCCATGGGATTTTCTAACCTTGATAAAGTAGGTGTTTTAACCGAAGGTTACGACCATATTGGCTCTATGGTAACATGGTACAATTATCCGTATTATGTAGACCATTTAGAGCAATTAGGTATGGTTCAAGAAAAGGAATATCAAGAAAACAAGTTCCCCTTTACCAATGTAAATCCCGATTTCTTTTTTAGAATCCAAAATTTAATAAAAGAACGCTACCAATTAAGGCCTTTAAATTTTACAAAAACTAAAGATTTGATGCTTTACGTAGATCAAATGTTTGATTTGTTTAACAGAAGTTATGCTGATTTGGCTTCTTTTGTAGAGATTACAGATATTCAAAAAGCATACTTTAAAGAGAAATTTATTTCATTTATAAATCCTGAATTTATAAAATTCGTAGTAGATAAAGATGATAACATGGTTGCCTTTGCTGTGGTGATGCCATCTTTTGCTGAAGCCTTACAAAAAGCCAATGGAAAGTTGTTTCCATTCGGATTTAGACATTTATTAAAGGCCAAAAAAGAATGTAAAACAGTATCTTTTTATTTAATAGGTGTAGATCCTAAATATAAAAATAAAGGTGTGACAGCAATCATTTTTAATGAATTTTACGAAACATTAAAGCCTTTTAATGTGCAGACTTGTATTAGAACTCCAGAATTAGAAGAAAATCAGGCTTCTCATCAAATATGGAAACACTTTGATTCTGTTACCTATAAACGCAGAAAAACATACCGAAAAGATTTAGAATAA
- a CDS encoding aminotransferase class I/II-fold pyridoxal phosphate-dependent enzyme, with protein MKDLFEKIYKDKGPLGKWASQAEGYFVFPKLDGEISNRMKFRGKDVVTWSINDYLGLANHPEVRKVDAEAGIAYGSAYPMGARMMSGHTDLHEKLQNELADFVNKEAAYLLNFGYQGMVSTIDALVSKDDIIVYDVDSHACIIDGVRLHMGKRFTYKHNDIESLEKNLERATKMAEQTGGGILVISEGVFGMRGEQGRLKEIVALKEKFNFRFLVDDAHGFGTLGKTGAGAGEEQGVQDGIDVYFATFAKSLASTGAFIAADQEIIDYLKYNLRSQMFAKSLQMQLVVGALKRLEMLKTMPELKAKLWENTNALQSGLRERGFDIGTTQSCVTPVYLKGSIPEAMALVKDLRENYGIFCSIVVYPVIPKGLILLRLIPTATHDIDDVNETLNAFEAIRSRLENGTYKRLSASVAAAME; from the coding sequence ATGAAAGATTTATTTGAAAAAATATATAAGGATAAAGGACCTTTAGGAAAATGGGCGTCTCAAGCAGAAGGATATTTTGTATTTCCAAAATTAGATGGAGAAATTTCTAATAGGATGAAATTTAGAGGGAAAGATGTTGTAACCTGGAGTATTAACGATTATTTAGGGTTGGCAAATCATCCTGAAGTAAGAAAAGTTGATGCTGAAGCAGGAATAGCATATGGTTCTGCTTATCCTATGGGAGCAAGAATGATGTCGGGGCATACAGATCTTCATGAAAAATTACAAAATGAATTAGCAGATTTCGTTAACAAAGAAGCAGCATATTTACTGAATTTTGGATACCAAGGTATGGTGTCTACTATTGATGCTTTAGTGTCTAAAGACGATATTATTGTTTACGACGTAGATTCGCATGCATGTATTATAGATGGTGTGCGCTTACATATGGGTAAGCGTTTTACTTATAAGCACAACGATATAGAAAGTCTTGAAAAAAACCTTGAGCGTGCTACTAAAATGGCCGAACAAACTGGAGGAGGAATTTTAGTGATTTCTGAAGGAGTTTTCGGTATGCGTGGAGAGCAAGGTCGTTTAAAAGAAATCGTAGCTTTAAAAGAAAAATTCAATTTCAGATTTTTAGTAGATGATGCTCACGGTTTTGGTACTTTAGGTAAAACTGGTGCTGGAGCTGGAGAGGAACAAGGTGTTCAAGATGGTATAGATGTGTATTTTGCTACGTTTGCTAAATCGTTAGCAAGTACAGGAGCATTTATAGCAGCAGATCAAGAAATTATAGATTATTTAAAATATAATTTACGTTCTCAGATGTTTGCTAAATCATTGCAAATGCAATTGGTTGTTGGAGCGTTAAAGCGTTTAGAAATGCTTAAAACGATGCCAGAACTTAAAGCAAAATTATGGGAAAATACAAATGCCTTACAATCTGGTTTAAGAGAACGTGGTTTCGATATTGGAACAACACAAAGTTGTGTTACACCAGTATATTTAAAAGGAAGTATTCCAGAAGCGATGGCTTTAGTTAAAGATTTACGAGAAAACTATGGTATATTTTGTTCTATAGTAGTGTATCCTGTAATCCCTAAAGGATTAATTTTATTGAGATTAATACCTACAGCAACGCATGATATTGATGATGTAAATGAAACTTTAAATGCTTTTGAAGCCATTCGTTCACGATTAGAAAACGGAACTTATAAACGTTTATCTGCTTCTGTTGCTGCTGCAATGGAATAG
- a CDS encoding transporter, producing MKTYLALLICAIPVFVFGQYTDVINSNRPGVSKSAYAVGVNVIQFEAGPYYIKEKHTPLNYDVSGGGIDFSGRYGLLWEPLEIIIDGNFQADKFTDNRSSIPSDYSRSNFKYLSVGAKYLIYDPHKNAEEEKPNLYSWKANRKFKWSRLIPAVSVTSGANYDTDSNPYTPQGVEGFSPTITVATQHNFTNGWVFIMNLSKDRIGMKDDSGTSASDLEYIFTLTHSFNEKWVAFGEYQGIKSNFYADDLFRLGGAYLWNKNLQFDTAVTFNVKDTPSVFSLNFGASYRIDLHKDKEIIEDNGTSAKQEAERRNNNKDYYKFGEDEAAPTEYKMDN from the coding sequence ATGAAAACCTATTTAGCCCTTTTAATATGTGCCATACCTGTTTTTGTATTCGGACAATATACCGACGTAATAAACTCAAACAGGCCTGGAGTCTCTAAAAGTGCATATGCTGTTGGCGTAAATGTGATACAATTTGAAGCCGGCCCCTATTACATCAAGGAAAAGCACACGCCATTGAATTACGACGTTTCTGGAGGTGGTATCGATTTTTCTGGACGATATGGTTTATTATGGGAACCATTAGAAATTATTATTGATGGAAATTTTCAGGCTGATAAATTTACAGATAATCGTTCGAGCATCCCTTCAGATTATTCACGATCAAATTTTAAATATTTATCTGTAGGAGCAAAATATTTAATTTATGATCCTCATAAAAATGCCGAAGAAGAAAAACCAAATCTGTATAGCTGGAAGGCCAACCGAAAATTTAAATGGAGTCGATTAATTCCGGCTGTATCCGTTACTTCAGGTGCTAATTACGATACCGATTCAAATCCTTATACGCCTCAAGGTGTAGAAGGCTTTAGTCCTACTATTACAGTTGCTACTCAACATAATTTTACTAATGGCTGGGTTTTCATAATGAACCTTTCTAAAGACCGTATTGGCATGAAAGATGATAGTGGTACAAGTGCATCAGATTTAGAATATATTTTCACTCTAACCCATAGTTTTAATGAAAAATGGGTTGCTTTTGGAGAATATCAAGGTATTAAAAGTAATTTTTATGCCGATGATTTATTCCGTTTAGGAGGTGCTTATCTATGGAATAAAAATTTACAGTTCGACACCGCCGTTACTTTTAATGTAAAAGATACTCCTTCGGTTTTTAGCCTTAATTTTGGAGCTTCCTACCGCATCGATTTACATAAAGACAAAGAGATTATAGAAGATAATGGTACATCTGCAAAACAAGAAGCAGAACGTAGAAATAACAATAAAGATTATTACAAGTTCGGAGAAGATGAAGCTGCACCAACAGAATATAAAATGGATAATTAA